In the genome of Helicobacter sp. MIT 05-5293, the window AAGATGTCTTTTTGGATACTAAGACCATTACAGCCAATGATCGCATTCCTTTGCTGATTTTTGGCAAAAATAACTGCACTTATTGTGAAAAACTAAAAACCGACATCAAAGAAGATTCTCAACTTAAGAATCTTTTGCAACAATATTTTGCACCTTATTATATCAATGTCAGTTACAGCAAAATACACCACTTAGAATTTGACAAGCCTTCTTCCCTTTCTACATCTGATTTAATGGACACTTATGTTACCTCTCCTTTGCGTCCTACGCCCACATTGGTTTTCTTAAACGACAAAGGAACAACCACTTATGAACTACCCGGATATTTGCCACCCAAAGAAATGCGCAAAGTTTTAGAATATATGCGAGAGAGACAATGGCAAAATAAATCAAATGCGACAATTGCTTCAGAAATCGATACATTGCTTCGTTCATCACATTAAGGAGTGCCAAATGGTAAGGGTTTTGCAAACTTTATTTTGTTCGATGAAAGTCGTAATTGTCTTGATTGCAATCTATGCTATTGCTTGTGCAATTGCGACCTTTATCGAGAATGACTATGGCACAATTGCAGCAAGAGCATGGGTGTATGGGGCATTTTGGTTTGAATTGCTTCACCTTTGGCTTTTGCTTTCTTTGATAGGCTGTTTTCTCACCTCTAAGGCATGGCAGCGCAAAAAATATGCCTCACTTTTGCTCCATGCGTCATTTATCGTGATTATCATTGGTGCAGGGATCACACGACACTATGGTTTTGAGGGAAAAATGAGTTTGCGTGAGGGTGAGCAATCTCACTTTATCACAAGTCTTGATCAATATATTTTTATCCAAGCCCTTGATTCTAGCAAACAAATCCAAGATGTTAAAATTCTCACGCAAATCAATGACAAATTTAATCGTCATCTTGATGAAAAAATCCTCTTTTTTGACAAGCCTTTGATTCTCAAAACCGGCGAAGTAAGCTTTGATTCTCAACAAATGGCTTACAAACTGCAAGCTTCTATTGATTTTATGGGACAAAAAGAAGATTTTGAACTGATCGGGGGCGATAACGAAACCCCAACTAAAGAAAGCGTGCGAAAAATCATCATTGGTGATTATATGTTTTTTATTGCGTGGGGTGCGGATAAAATCATCTTGCCTTTTGAAATCAAACTTCAAGATTTTCAGCTTGAACGTTATGCAGGTTCGCATTCGCCCTCTTCTTACGCTTCACTTGTTGAAGTGATTGACCCACCAAAAGAAACCTTTTCGTTTCTTATTTTTATGAATAATGTCCTAGATTATGGTGGTTATCGATTCTTCCAATCCTCCTATCACCCTGACGAGCAAGGCAGCATACTTTCAGTCAATAGAGACCCGGGGAAAATACCTACTTATATCGGCTATACGATGCTGATATTAGGTGTATTATGGCTTTTATTTGACAAAAACGGACGCTTTATGACATTAGGCAGATTCGTAAAAAATCAATCTTTTCTTTGCCTTGCTTTTGTATCTCTCCTTTCTTTCAATACACCTTATCTCCACGCTCAAAATACGCAAGAGCTGTCTCAAGACAACACGGCTGAAACACAGAATCTCCTCTCCAATCCGCCCTTAAAAGATATTCCTGACTTGATCACTTCACTCAAAAATACAAAAGAAGTCGCTAAAGAGTTTGATCAGATTCTCGTGCAAGACTTTGGCGGTCGTATCAAGCCCATGCACACATTAACAAATGAATTTATCCACAAAATCACTAAAAAGAATACATTTAAAGGGTTTAATCCGACACAAACATTCTTAGGTATGATTTTTTATCCTCAAGAATGGCAACAAATCCAGATGATTGCGACACAAACGCCACGACTTCGAGAGATTCTCGGTGTTGATCCTGACCAAAAATACATCGCATATATTGATGTCTTTACCAAAGACGGACAATACATTCTTAAAAACTATGTCGAAGAAGCCAATCTAATGAATCCTTCCCATCGCGGTGTGTTTGAGAAAGACCTTTTAAATGTCGATGAAAGAATTAATTATGCCTTTTTGATTTACACGGGGCAGGTATTAAGAATCTTTCCTGACAACACGACAAACAATAATCAATGGCTTTATCCGCTTGAAGCAATCAGTAGCGCAATCGCACAAAAAGACCTCCAAAAAGGTAAAACTTTAGTCAATATCTACAAACAATTTGAGCAAGGCTTTGATGAGGGCATTGAAAACAATCAGTGGCAAGATGCAATCAATGCAATCAAAGCGATTCGGCATTATCAAAGGAGCAATGACTCGTCATTATCCATTTCTCAAGCAAAGGTGGATTCTGAAATTTTCCTCAATCGATACAACCCTTTTCATCAGCTCATTTATCCATATTTGCTTTTAAGCATTATTTTGTTCATTATCGTGATTGAAGGCATTTTGCGTAATAAGCCTATGAGACCTCTTATATTACGCACTTTTTATGGAATGCTCTGCGCACTTTTTATCTTGCACACAATCGCTTTAATCGTGCGTTGGTATATCAGCGGACATGCCCCTTGGAGTAATGCTTATGAATCTATGCTTTACATCGCATGGGCGGCAATTCTCTCGGGTGTCGTTTTCTTTAGAAAATCCTCTCTTGCGCTTTGTGCATCAAGCTTTTTAGCAGGCATCACGCTTTTTGTCGCACATCTAGGTTTTATGGACCCACAAATTGGGAATCTTGTCCCTGTGCTCAAATCTTATTGGCTCAATATTCATGTATCTGTCATCACTGCAAGTTATGGATTCTTAGGACTTTGCTTCATCTTGGGCATCATCACACTTTTATTGTTTGTCTTACGCAGCCCTAAAAGAGCGCATATTGATGATTCTATCCTTTCGCTCACTGCGATTAACGAGATGAGTATGATCCTTGGACTATTCTTACTCACTGTGGGTAATTTCCTTGGTGGTATCTGGGCTAATGAATCGTGGGGACGATACTGGGGCTGGGATTCAAAGGAGACTTGGGCGTTGATTTCCATAGGTGTTTATGCTATAATCCTGCATTTACGCTTTATTATTGCGCATGCAATGCCTTTTGTTTTTTCAGTCGCGTCAGTGATAGGATTCTTTTCGGTTTTAATGACTTATTTTGGGGTAAATTTCTATCTTTCGGGAATGCACAGCTACGCTGCAGGAGATCCTGTGCCTGTGCCAACCTTTTTGTATGTGATGGTTGCTGGAATTATCCTTTTAATCATTTTAGCGACCAAAAAACATCATTTAGAAATGCCCACATTAAAACCATAAGCAAAATTCAAAGTAAAAAGGACATAAATGAAAAAAATTCTTTTGGGACTATTAGGCATTATTGTTGCTTTATTCTTGCTCGTATTTATCGTGCTTTTTACCGCACCCGGCAATGCTATTATCAAGCCTATCATACAATCACAAATCGATAAATACGCTCCTATCAAGCTTGATTTAGAAACTTTTGCCTTGAGAATCTCAAGTATCAATGTGCTTATTCAGCATGATGATAAAATTGATATTTCGCTTACGGGGGACTTTTCACTCTTTTCTCAAACATTAGACCTCAATCTCAAAGTCGATGCCAAAGACATTTCAGTATTAGGAGAGCTTGCCGGCACAGATTTACAAGGCTCATTTTTAATCAACACCACCGCCAAAGGCACACTTGAGCGCATTGAAATCAATACAACGAGTGATATTGCAAAATCTTTCACAGATATTAGAATCTTATTGCAAAATTATACTCCTGTCTCCATACTTGCAAGCATCAAAGATCTGCAAATCAAAGAAATCCTCGCAATGATTGGACAAAAACCTTATGCCGGAGGATCTTTGAATCTTGATGCAGACATTACCGGCGATGAAGAAATGAATTTTAATGGCAACGCGCTTTTAAACATCACTCAAGGTTTGGTTGATAGTGTCCTTATCCAAAAAGATTTTGAGATTGAAGTGCCTAAGACAACCTTTGTCATTACGCTTAATGCTCTCTTTGATGCCGATATACTTAATCATAATTTCAATTTTAATTCTAACATTGGCAATATCCTATCAAGCGGGAAAACTTCCATCAAAGAATTACTCACACAAAGTGATTATGACATCAGATTGAGCGACTTATCAGCTTTCACGCCTCTTGCTGGAATGCCCATACAAGGGAACTTTAACACAAAAGGCACGATAGAAGGAGGTATGGAAGAATTGTTTATCAAGGGTAGCTCTGATATTGCCGCATCAAACACGACCTACAATGTGCAACTCAAAGACCTATCACCCTATCAAATCAACGCTAAAGTGAATAGTCTCCGCTTAGATACGCTTATGTGGATGATTTATATGCCTCGATACGCTACGATGTATCTCAATCTTGATTCTGTATTGTCAGATTTTGATAAGGGCATCTCTACAACCTCTACACTTGCCCTTAGAGGGACGACAAGCAATACTATCATCAAAAAAGAAATGGACCTTGATATGCCAAGCACAAATTTCACGCTTAACTCTGATGTCAAGCTTACGCAGGGTGTAGGCAAAGCAAACTCAACACTTAAATCAGATATAGCTAATGTCGTGCTTAAAGAGACACAAATCAATCTTAATGATTTTGTCATTCAAGCCCCTTATGAGGCAGTCATTCCTGATCTTAGAAAACTCAAATTCGTTACAGGCGCGGAACTTGCTGGAGAATTTAAAGCACAAGGTAAAGCAAAGATAGCTGATACTATTTATGCAGATTTCAACACCACATCATTAGGTGGAAGCGTTGATGCAGTCTTAGACAATAATCAATTCAGCGCAAAGCTCGCAGATATTAATACACTTAAGCTCTTTAGTATTGCCCAAATGAAGCCTGTATTTAGCTCAAGCATTAATGGCGATTTGGACTATAACTTACTCTCCGAAAAAGGCACACTCAAAGCACGAATCAGTAATGGCAAATTGATGCAAAGTGATCTTACCGATACAGTCGCAAAATATCTTAAATTTGACATCACAAAAGAAATCTATGACGATGCAGGACTAAATGCCCTCATAGATCAAAAGCGCATTACGACAGATATTGGCTTAAAAAGCAATAATACATCGATTTCTGCGCAAGGTGCAAGTTTGGATTTAGACAAAGATACCCTTAATGCAGATATTAAATTTCAAATCAAAGACAAATATGTCTATCTCAAAGCGACTAATAAAATCTCACAACCCTCAATCAAGCTTGATGCGAGTGATTTGATCAAAGATCAAGCAACCAAAGCAGTTACTAAAGAAGTCGATAAAGCTTTAGATAAATATCTCAAAAATGATGATGCCAAAGATGCGGCAAAAAATCTCATTCAGAATCTTTTCAAATAAGATTCTGAAAACGCAATCTCCTTATCGCATTTTTATTTGTCATAAGATTCACAATGCGCGACCTCAACAAGCACAGAATCCACAGATTCTATAAAGATTCAAAAACTTTCTGTGCATTGCCCTTAGCACGCACATTATAAAAACTCTGCGAAATACTCCCATCACGCTCAATCACGAAAGCCGAGCGGATAATGCCCTGCACTTCTTTACCATACATCATTTTTTTGCCATATGCTCCGTATCGGGTTGCGACACTTTTATCAGGATCGCTAAGAAGCAATATTTTGAGTGATTTTTTAGCAATAAAATTGCGATGAGATTGAGGGGTATCTGGGCTAATACCTACGATAATGGTATCTTTTGCAGCAAAAGATTCTACTAACGCACTAAACTCTTCTGCTTGTGTCGTGCAACCGGGCGTATTGTCTTTAGGATAAAAATACACGACCACGCGTTTAGTAAGCAAATCTTTTAAAGCGATTTCAATCTCATCAGCATTTTTTAATCTAAAATCAGGTGCTTTATCGCCTTTTTGTAATTTTATTTGCATTTATTGCTCCTTTGTCAAATTATAAGATTCTATATACTGCGTGATTGTATCCAAAATATCAGAATGAATATTGAGTTTTAACCTCATCACACTCAAACAAAACCCCTTCTCAAGCAGTTTTACTTCGTCTTTTGATGTTACAAGCAAACTTGTAGCGTTAAACTCTCGCATTTTAGATTCTAAAAACGCACTCTCAAAAGTTGAATGATCATTCAAAGTTACCTTGCCCACAACTCCTTTGGGCAAAAATGCGTCAAGGCGTGAGGGATTGGCGATTGCCGTCAGTAAAAGCATTCGTGAAGTAGGAGATTCTATCTTGACTTCTCGCACATAATCTTTCCCCTCTTGCACCAAAATATCCGCATTCTTATAAAAAAGCGGTAATTCACGATAAATCCCGCTAGGCAGACAAAAAGGAAAATAAGGCTGAAGCAAAGGTCGGAGTATGATGTTGAGTTTTTTAAAAGCAAACCGAAATCCATCATCTAAAAAGATAATCTTCGCTCCCATACTTTTCGCCTCTTTGATTGCTTGGATTCTGTCTTTGCATACAATTACGCTCGCATTTTTTAATTCCTTAGCAATCAAATAAGGCTCATCACCGGCTTGATCTTGGCTTACCTTTATTTCTCCCCATTGACTGACAACGAC includes:
- a CDS encoding thioredoxin family protein, encoding MKKKIFSSVLFVSLLLCINGCDNEEVKVSSGTNLTQEHIQQAENLDKKSYQGLEDVFLDTKTITANDRIPLLIFGKNNCTYCEKLKTDIKEDSQLKNLLQQYFAPYYINVSYSKIHHLEFDKPSSLSTSDLMDTYVTSPLRPTPTLVFLNDKGTTTYELPGYLPPKEMRKVLEYMRERQWQNKSNATIASEIDTLLRSSH
- the ccsA gene encoding cytochrome c biogenesis protein CcsA; this translates as MVRVLQTLFCSMKVVIVLIAIYAIACAIATFIENDYGTIAARAWVYGAFWFELLHLWLLLSLIGCFLTSKAWQRKKYASLLLHASFIVIIIGAGITRHYGFEGKMSLREGEQSHFITSLDQYIFIQALDSSKQIQDVKILTQINDKFNRHLDEKILFFDKPLILKTGEVSFDSQQMAYKLQASIDFMGQKEDFELIGGDNETPTKESVRKIIIGDYMFFIAWGADKIILPFEIKLQDFQLERYAGSHSPSSYASLVEVIDPPKETFSFLIFMNNVLDYGGYRFFQSSYHPDEQGSILSVNRDPGKIPTYIGYTMLILGVLWLLFDKNGRFMTLGRFVKNQSFLCLAFVSLLSFNTPYLHAQNTQELSQDNTAETQNLLSNPPLKDIPDLITSLKNTKEVAKEFDQILVQDFGGRIKPMHTLTNEFIHKITKKNTFKGFNPTQTFLGMIFYPQEWQQIQMIATQTPRLREILGVDPDQKYIAYIDVFTKDGQYILKNYVEEANLMNPSHRGVFEKDLLNVDERINYAFLIYTGQVLRIFPDNTTNNNQWLYPLEAISSAIAQKDLQKGKTLVNIYKQFEQGFDEGIENNQWQDAINAIKAIRHYQRSNDSSLSISQAKVDSEIFLNRYNPFHQLIYPYLLLSIILFIIVIEGILRNKPMRPLILRTFYGMLCALFILHTIALIVRWYISGHAPWSNAYESMLYIAWAAILSGVVFFRKSSLALCASSFLAGITLFVAHLGFMDPQIGNLVPVLKSYWLNIHVSVITASYGFLGLCFILGIITLLLFVLRSPKRAHIDDSILSLTAINEMSMILGLFLLTVGNFLGGIWANESWGRYWGWDSKETWALISIGVYAIILHLRFIIAHAMPFVFSVASVIGFFSVLMTYFGVNFYLSGMHSYAAGDPVPVPTFLYVMVAGIILLIILATKKHHLEMPTLKP
- a CDS encoding peroxiredoxin → MQIKLQKGDKAPDFRLKNADEIEIALKDLLTKRVVVYFYPKDNTPGCTTQAEEFSALVESFAAKDTIIVGISPDTPQSHRNFIAKKSLKILLLSDPDKSVATRYGAYGKKMMYGKEVQGIIRSAFVIERDGSISQSFYNVRAKGNAQKVFESL
- a CDS encoding tetraacyldisaccharide 4'-kinase; its protein translation is MRWIDAYFYQPTFFQKILSFLLLPISLLYAIGSLVRLKVGRFYDFEMPIISVGNLVAGGSGKTPFIIEVARQYDKVAVVSRGYKRRSKGLVVVSQWGEIKVSQDQAGDEPYLIAKELKNASVIVCKDRIQAIKEAKSMGAKIIFLDDGFRFAFKKLNIILRPLLQPYFPFCLPSGIYRELPLFYKNADILVQEGKDYVREVKIESPTSRMLLLTAIANPSRLDAFLPKGVVGKVTLNDHSTFESAFLESKMREFNATSLLVTSKDEVKLLEKGFCLSVMRLKLNIHSDILDTITQYIESYNLTKEQ